Proteins from a genomic interval of Dermacentor variabilis isolate Ectoservices chromosome 8, ASM5094787v1, whole genome shotgun sequence:
- the LOC142590813 gene encoding DNA topoisomerase 1-like — protein MDGETAPRQPNWWEDEEPGGNDAKRRKKWHTLEHRGPLFAPPYERLPRHVHFYYEGVTVRLNAKAEEVAGFYARMLERDYTSHKRFNENFFRDWRKCMNRKEAALITDLRKCDFGELSAHYGRKAEMTKQQKQAMKLQRDKLAQEYGYCIVDGHRQKIANFKIEPPGLYCGRGQHPKMGMVKRRVLPEDVIINIGKEAPLPKPPRGHSWKEVRHDQGVSWLASWNVLGRTKYVTLNASAKLRAEMDVRKFELARKLKSRVNRIRRSYRNGWESRDFSIRQRSVALYFIDKLALRAGNEQEEGATANTVGCCSLRVEHIALRELETDSEDGQFLVEFDFPGKDSVRYANTVRVDERVFRNLKLFMENKEPKDDLFDLLTTATLNKHLNKLMKGLTAKVFRTYNASMTFQKQLDILTEAGMSLPEKLLAYNRANRAAAILCNHRRAVPKNFDKQMESIQTMIEKKEEQIRKCELEIEQLEAGCSKSKSKKEKLRLNSKRNRLQKLQVQLDKLEFQAVDKEENKDVVLVTSKLNYIDPRISVAWCKTWDVLIEKVYNKTQREKFRWAIETADQDFEF, from the exons GTGGGAAGACGAAGAACCTGGCGGCAACGATGCCAAGAGGCGCAAGAAGTGGCACACGCTGGAGCACAGGGGACCGCTGTTCGCGCCCCCGTACGAGCGATTACCGCGCCACGTGCATTTCTACTACGAAG GTGTCACGGTGAGACTCAACGCCAAGGCTGAGGAAGTGGCCGGCTTCTACGCGCGCATGCTCGAACGTGACTACACGTCCCACAAGAGGTTCAACGAGAATTTCTTCCGCGACTGGCGGAAGTGCATGAATCGCAAGGAAGCGGCGCTCATCACCGACCTGAGGAAGTGCGACTTTGGGGAGCTCAGCGCACACTACGGGAGAAAGGCGGAAATGACGAAGCAGCAAAAACAG GCGATGAAACTTCAGAGAGACAAATTGGCACAAGAGTACGGCTACTGCATCGTTGACGGCCACAGGCAGAAGATCGCCAACTTCAAAATAGAACCACCCGGATTGTATTGCGGTCGCGGACAACATCCCAAGATGGGCATGGTGAAACGCCGTGTTCTGCCCGAAGACGTCATAATCAACATTGGAAA GGAAGCGCCGTTGCCGAAGCCACCGCGGGGACACAGCTGGAAAGAAGTGCGCCACGACCAGGGCGTCTCCTGGTTGGCCTCGTGGAATGTCCTGGGCCGCACAAAGTACGTCACGCTCAACGCCAGTGCCAAGCTGCGGGCGGAGATGGACGTGCGCAAGTTTGAACTCGCCCGCAAGCTCAAGTCCCGCGTGAACCGCATACGGCGCAGCTACAGGAACGGCTGGGAGTCACGAGACTTTAGCATCCGTCAGCGGTCCGTGGCGCTCTACTTCATTGACAAG CTTGCGTTGAGAGCCGGGAACGAGCAGGAAGAGGGCGCCACTGCCAACACCGTCGGCTGCTGCTCCCTGCGAGTGGAGCACATCGCACTACGCGAACTCGAGACAGACAGCGAGGATGGCCAGTTCCTGGTGGAGTTCGACTTCCCCGGAAAGGACTCCGTCCGATACGCGAACACAGTTCGGGTGGACGAGCGCGTCTTCAGGAACTTGAAGCTTTTCATGGAAAACAAAGAGCCCAAGGACGACCTCTTCGATTTGCTCACT ACTGCTACCCTGAACAAGCATCTCAACAAACTCATGAAAGGGCTAACTGCAAAGGTATTTCGTACTTACAACGCTTCTATGACCTTCCAAAAACAACTGGATATCCTGACTGAAG CCGGTATGTCGCTACCTGAGAAGCTGCTGGCCTACAACCGAGCCAACAGAGCAGCCGCCATCCTGTGCAACCACCGACGAGCAGTTCCTAAAAATTTCGACAAGCAAATGGAGAGCATCCAAACAATG ATAGAGAAGAAAGAAGAGCAGATCCGAAAGTGCGAACTGGAAATCGAACAGCTGGAAGCTGGTTGCAGCAAATCCaagtcgaaaaaagaaaaact GCGGTTGAACAGCAAAAGGAACCGGTTGCAGAAGCTCCAAGTGCAGCTGGACAAATTGGAGTTTCAAGCCGTGGACAAAGAGGAGAACAAGGATGTCGTCCTTGTAACCTCAAAGCTCAATTACATCGACCCTAGAATCAGCGTTGCATG GTGCAAGACATGGGATGTCCTCATCGAGAAAGTTTACAACAAGACGCAGCGAGAAAAGTTTCGCTGGGCGATAGAGACAGCTGACCAAGATTTTGAATTTTGA
- the LOC142589549 gene encoding E3 ubiquitin-protein ligase PDZRN3-B-like produces MARRRSSSSASFPELTLEDYDPKPDEELICVICHSVLREPVECPCRHVFCRRCISEWVRKNNSCPVCRKRAVSAFTPALPLIQNMVNRLKVKCRNAGCDAHVPAESFANHTSVCEFHEVSCPHEACEHRCQRCMLESHVKQCPLREVTCDKGCGIVLTRDRLKTHSCVDELKRKLDEATSECDDWKRKAEDAMQALNRLRDTLHRLGDTAEGLENNLGDLGTRLRCAEALAASWLHGRQSTAAARTSRAMHDGIVSSSTTSLHLGVLYGTHTAQLPEEVESDSDHSWSLRSDGSHESLRDVEELFLDLNC; encoded by the exons ATGGCTCGACGGAGGTCGTCATCCTCAGCGTCAT TCCCCGAGCTGACGCTAGAAGACTACGACCCCAAGCCTGATGAGGAGCTGATTTGTGTCATCTGCCACTCGGTGCTGCGCGAGCCTGTCGAGTGCCCCTGCCGCCATGTCTTTTGTCGCCGTTGCATCTCTGAGTGGGTCCGCAAAAACAACAGCTGCCCCGTGTGCCGCAAGCGTGCTGTCTCTGCCTTTACACCCGCACTGCCTCTGATACAAAATATGGTCAACCGTCTCAAG GTGAAATGCCGAAATGCTGGCTGTGATGCCCATGTACCTGCGGAAAGTTTTGCAAATCATACGAGTGTGTGCGAGTTTCACGAAGTAAGCTGCCCGCATGAAGCCTGCGAGCACCGGTGTCAGCGTTGTATGCTGGAGTCTCATGTGAAGCAGTGTCCACTTCGCGAGGTGACGTGTGACAAAGGTTGTGGAATCGTGCTCACGCGGGACCGTCTCAAAACCCACAGCTGCGTGGATGAACTTAAGCGCAAGCTAGATG AAGCCACATCCGAGTGTGATGATTGGAAACGGAAGGCCGAGGATGCAATGCAGGCACTGAATAGACTTCGTGACACGTTGCACCGTTTGGGGGACACAGCAGAAGGCCTGGAGAACAACCTCGGCGACCTCGGAACCCGACTTCGCTGCGCTGAAGCTCTGGCGGCCTCGTGGCTGCACGGTCGCCAGTCAACAGCAGCAGCACGGACGAGCCGGGCCATGCATGATGGCATTGtcagcagcagcaccaccagCCTGCACCTGGGAGTCTTGTACGGCACCCATACAGCGCAGCTTCCAGAAGAGGTCGAGAGTGACTCGGACCACAGCTGGAGTCTGCGCTCGGATGGTTCACACGAGTCTCTACGAGATGTGGAGGAGCTCTTCCTTGATTTGAACTGCTGA